In Microbacterium enclense, one genomic interval encodes:
- a CDS encoding MBL fold metallo-hydrolase: protein MQLAPSLHRIGNDIVASYLIATPEGITLVDAGLPGMYADLARRLDAVGRRLDEIRGVILTHGDSDHVGFAERLRRDHGIPVFVHSADADRARGGDKPKNPVGPMRLGPMLSFAAYGIRKGMRPQWLTEVIEIDDDTALDLPGAPRVIGMPGHSPGSIAVFSAEVRAVFVGDALTTRHVLTGRTGPGPAPFTDAPDVALASLARIADLDADWVLPGHGPAFHGSPAEAVRLVHEAARR from the coding sequence ATGCAGCTGGCCCCCTCCCTCCACCGGATCGGCAACGACATCGTCGCCTCGTACCTGATCGCCACTCCCGAGGGCATCACCCTCGTCGACGCCGGGCTCCCCGGCATGTACGCCGATCTGGCCCGACGACTGGATGCCGTCGGCCGCCGCCTCGACGAGATCCGCGGCGTCATCCTCACCCACGGCGACAGCGACCACGTGGGTTTCGCCGAACGACTGCGCCGCGATCACGGCATCCCGGTCTTCGTCCACTCCGCCGACGCCGACCGCGCCCGCGGCGGCGACAAGCCGAAGAACCCCGTCGGCCCGATGCGACTGGGCCCGATGCTGAGCTTCGCCGCCTACGGTATCCGCAAGGGTATGCGCCCCCAGTGGCTCACCGAGGTGATCGAGATCGACGACGACACGGCGCTCGATCTTCCCGGCGCGCCCCGCGTGATCGGCATGCCCGGTCACTCGCCCGGGAGCATCGCGGTCTTCTCCGCCGAGGTGCGCGCGGTCTTCGTCGGCGACGCGCTCACGACCCGGCACGTCTTGACCGGCCGCACCGGGCCCGGACCCGCGCCCTTCACCGACGCCCCCGACGTGGCTCTCGCCTCCCTCGCCCGGATCGCCGACCTCGACGCCGACTGGGTCCTCCCCGGGCACGGGCCCGCGTTCCACGGCTCACCCGCCGAGGCCGTTCGGCTCGTGCACGAGGCCGCACGCCGCTGA
- a CDS encoding glycosyltransferase, with amino-acid sequence MTDAPFPDAWYLILSSRLIPDLDGGYTISTLARARQMAEAGVEPLLFTVDPGTPEAHAQHRAMFVERGAAAASGMFRNLFDEAVAPRGGAADWVRAAAVPGEADPALEYREVAGGAIALPNVIDPDWHLTMAPIVIRDAKRETVGVIPGFGALYRAWLSQVVTGLRAETPRPVVVICESRQLGELIVGWGDDDVRIVHTVHTIHLEAPYRDDSALNALWTRWFEIAPRFDAVLWPTAHQRDDVRARFGGAANDLVAPHAVTGPEQVVPSAERDPGRVVVLGRLAPGKRLGPAIRAFARVVARAPAARLELWGAGAQRAELESLIGELGLAEAVALPGLTTDPGAVLDRAAVYLTTSAFEGQGLALAEALAHGTPAVAYDIRYGPRDMLAGGGGILVPDGDDDALVDALVQLLTDDGLRERLSVEAAHAASQLSPARAMHTLAAACSEALSRPRRR; translated from the coding sequence GTGACCGACGCCCCGTTCCCCGACGCCTGGTACCTCATCCTCTCGAGCCGTCTCATTCCCGATCTCGACGGGGGCTACACGATCTCGACGCTCGCTCGCGCGCGGCAGATGGCGGAGGCCGGCGTGGAGCCTCTGCTCTTCACCGTCGATCCGGGAACGCCCGAGGCCCACGCGCAGCATCGCGCGATGTTCGTCGAGCGCGGTGCCGCGGCGGCATCCGGGATGTTCCGCAATCTCTTCGACGAGGCCGTCGCCCCCCGGGGCGGAGCCGCCGACTGGGTGCGTGCTGCGGCGGTGCCGGGCGAGGCCGACCCGGCTCTCGAATATCGTGAGGTCGCCGGGGGCGCGATCGCGCTGCCGAACGTGATCGACCCCGACTGGCACCTGACGATGGCGCCGATCGTCATCCGGGATGCCAAGCGTGAGACCGTCGGCGTCATTCCGGGATTCGGCGCGCTGTATCGCGCGTGGCTGTCGCAGGTCGTCACCGGCCTGCGGGCCGAGACGCCGCGGCCCGTCGTCGTCATCTGCGAGTCGCGTCAGCTCGGTGAGCTGATCGTGGGCTGGGGTGACGACGATGTCCGCATCGTCCACACGGTGCACACGATCCACCTCGAGGCCCCGTACCGCGACGACTCCGCCCTCAACGCCCTGTGGACGCGCTGGTTCGAGATCGCTCCCCGTTTCGACGCGGTACTGTGGCCGACGGCGCACCAGCGTGACGACGTGCGCGCGCGGTTCGGCGGCGCCGCGAACGATCTGGTGGCCCCGCACGCCGTCACCGGCCCCGAGCAGGTGGTTCCCTCGGCGGAGCGTGATCCGGGCCGGGTCGTCGTTCTCGGGCGCCTCGCGCCGGGCAAGCGCCTCGGTCCCGCGATCCGTGCTTTCGCGCGCGTCGTGGCACGGGCCCCGGCGGCACGCCTCGAGCTGTGGGGCGCGGGGGCGCAGCGGGCGGAGCTCGAATCCCTGATCGGCGAGCTCGGGCTCGCCGAGGCCGTCGCTCTCCCTGGACTCACGACCGACCCCGGCGCGGTGCTCGACCGCGCGGCGGTCTACCTCACGACCTCCGCCTTCGAGGGGCAGGGGCTCGCTCTCGCCGAGGCCCTCGCGCACGGTACCCCGGCGGTGGCGTACGACATCCGCTACGGCCCCCGCGACATGCTCGCCGGGGGAGGCGGCATCCTGGTGCCCGATGGCGACGATGACGCGCTCGTCGACGCGCTGGTGCAGCTGCTGACGGATGACGGGCTGCGGGAGCGGCTGTCGGTGGAGGCGGCGCACGCGGCATCGCAGCTGAGCCCTGCCCGGGCGATGCACACCTTGGCGGCCGCGTGCAGCGAGGCCTTGTCTCGTCCGCGGCGCCGCTGA
- a CDS encoding MFS transporter — protein sequence MARLDFSGYREALRAPGAPWFSIAGWVGRFPRGTLNLGVILLVQAVTGSFALAGAVAAAFVVGMAVAGPVWSRLMDRHGQRPVLFVAAAALMLSTAVFILAVRGQTPVAVWFVLALVAGAVSVDVAPAVRARWSALVAPERRHSAYALESIADESVFVIAPPLLTLVAALWAPPAGLALVVVVGAIGLVWLGALHRSQPPRVRRGGPRVRVLPPAGILPVTAAWIGVGAMFGSFDVTSIAWADRTGSPWLAGIMMAALAVGNTAGAFVYGALRLRVSLRARWLAGSALLAVGCLVLPLAADTLLALVAAAVVGAVIGPVLVSGYALVEARADRDRVTELLAYPSLGVGVGIPLGSTLAGIGLDAVGPVVGFTVMAVSCVAIVVLGGVGELLLSLRTRGVVTRQRRSA from the coding sequence ATGGCCCGTCTCGACTTCTCCGGCTACCGCGAGGCGCTGCGCGCCCCGGGAGCCCCCTGGTTCAGCATCGCCGGGTGGGTGGGGCGCTTCCCGCGGGGCACGCTCAACCTCGGCGTCATCCTGCTCGTCCAGGCGGTCACGGGGAGCTTCGCGCTCGCCGGGGCCGTCGCCGCGGCGTTCGTGGTGGGGATGGCGGTCGCCGGACCCGTGTGGTCTCGGCTCATGGACCGCCACGGTCAGCGACCGGTGCTGTTCGTCGCGGCCGCTGCGCTCATGCTCTCCACCGCGGTGTTCATCCTCGCCGTGCGAGGTCAGACGCCGGTCGCGGTCTGGTTCGTGCTGGCTCTCGTGGCGGGGGCCGTCTCGGTGGACGTGGCGCCGGCCGTCCGCGCGCGGTGGAGCGCCTTGGTCGCCCCGGAGCGGCGCCACAGCGCGTACGCGCTCGAGTCGATCGCTGACGAGAGCGTCTTCGTCATCGCTCCTCCGCTGTTGACGCTCGTCGCTGCGTTGTGGGCTCCCCCGGCGGGCCTCGCCCTCGTCGTCGTCGTCGGTGCGATCGGGCTGGTGTGGCTCGGCGCGCTCCATCGTTCTCAACCGCCGCGCGTGCGCCGCGGCGGGCCGAGAGTGAGGGTGTTGCCGCCTGCCGGCATCCTGCCCGTCACCGCGGCATGGATCGGCGTGGGGGCGATGTTCGGGTCCTTCGATGTCACGAGCATCGCCTGGGCGGATCGCACGGGATCTCCGTGGCTGGCGGGAATCATGATGGCCGCACTGGCGGTGGGGAACACCGCCGGCGCGTTCGTCTACGGGGCGCTGCGGCTGCGGGTGTCGCTGCGCGCTCGGTGGCTCGCGGGCAGTGCGCTGCTCGCGGTCGGCTGTCTCGTCCTGCCGCTCGCTGCGGACACACTGCTCGCCCTCGTCGCCGCCGCGGTGGTGGGGGCGGTGATCGGTCCGGTCCTCGTCTCGGGATACGCCCTCGTCGAGGCACGGGCGGACCGCGATCGTGTCACGGAGCTGCTCGCCTATCCGTCGCTCGGCGTCGGTGTCGGCATCCCGCTCGGCTCCACGCTCGCCGGCATCGGTCTCGACGCGGTCGGGCCGGTGGTGGGATTCACCGTGATGGCGGTCAGCTGTGTCGCCATCGTCGTGCTCGGCGGCGTCGGGGAGCTGCTGCTGTCGCTCCGCACGCGGGGTGTCGTGACGCGGCAGCGGCGCTCGGCCTGA
- the guaA gene encoding glutamine-hydrolyzing GMP synthase, with protein sequence MTEQTETSQRPVLVVDFGAQYAQLIARRVREAGVYSEIVPHTATAEDIAAKNPVGIILSGGPSSVYEEGAPSLDTGVFDLDVPTLGICYGFQVMAKALGGEVANTGLREYGATDVTVVTEGTLLQGQPVDQNVWMSHGDQVSRAPEGFEVLARTAHTPVAAFANDARRMYGVQWHPEVKHSDHGQRVIENFLHRAAGLPADWNSGNVIAEQVERIRQQVGSSRVISALSGGVDSAVSTALVHEAVGDQLIAVFVDHGLLRQGEREQVENDYVASTGVKLITVDARETFLNALAGVSDPEQKRKIIGREFIRAFEKVQADLVAEAAAEGEQVRFLVQGTLYPDVVESGGGAGTANIKSHHNVGGLPEDLQFELVEPLRTLFKDEVRAIGRELGLPEAIVGRQPFPGPGLGIRIVGEVTADRLEILRAADAIARAELTKAGLDDEIWQCPVVLLADVRSVGVQGDGRTYGHPIVLRPVSSEDAMTADWTRLPYDVLSKISNRITNEVKDVNRVVLDVTSKPPGTIEWE encoded by the coding sequence GTGACCGAACAGACAGAAACGTCCCAGCGCCCCGTCCTCGTCGTCGACTTCGGCGCCCAGTACGCCCAGCTGATCGCCCGTCGTGTCCGCGAAGCGGGCGTGTACAGCGAGATCGTGCCGCACACCGCGACGGCCGAAGACATCGCCGCGAAGAACCCCGTCGGCATCATCCTCTCCGGCGGCCCGTCGTCGGTCTACGAAGAGGGCGCGCCCAGCCTCGACACCGGCGTGTTCGACCTCGACGTGCCGACGCTCGGCATCTGCTACGGCTTCCAGGTGATGGCCAAGGCGCTCGGCGGGGAGGTCGCCAACACCGGGCTCCGTGAGTACGGAGCAACGGATGTCACGGTCGTCACCGAGGGCACCCTGCTCCAGGGTCAGCCCGTCGACCAGAACGTGTGGATGAGCCACGGTGATCAGGTCTCGCGCGCTCCCGAAGGCTTCGAGGTCCTCGCTCGCACCGCACACACGCCGGTCGCCGCATTCGCGAACGACGCTCGCCGCATGTACGGCGTGCAGTGGCATCCCGAGGTCAAGCACTCCGACCACGGCCAGCGCGTGATCGAGAACTTCCTGCACCGCGCGGCGGGCCTGCCCGCCGACTGGAACAGCGGCAATGTGATCGCCGAGCAGGTCGAGCGCATCCGACAGCAGGTCGGCTCGAGCCGTGTGATCTCGGCCCTGTCGGGAGGCGTCGACTCCGCCGTCTCGACCGCGCTCGTGCACGAGGCCGTCGGCGACCAGCTCATCGCCGTCTTCGTCGACCACGGGCTGCTCCGTCAGGGGGAGCGCGAGCAGGTGGAGAACGACTATGTCGCGTCCACCGGCGTCAAGCTCATCACGGTCGATGCGCGCGAGACGTTCTTGAACGCCCTCGCCGGGGTCAGCGACCCCGAGCAGAAGCGCAAGATCATCGGCCGCGAGTTCATCCGAGCGTTCGAGAAGGTCCAGGCCGACCTCGTCGCGGAGGCTGCGGCCGAGGGCGAGCAGGTGCGTTTCCTCGTGCAGGGCACGCTCTACCCCGACGTCGTGGAGTCGGGCGGCGGCGCCGGCACAGCCAACATCAAGAGCCACCACAACGTCGGCGGATTGCCCGAAGACCTGCAGTTCGAGCTCGTCGAGCCGCTGCGCACCCTGTTCAAGGACGAGGTGCGCGCGATCGGCCGGGAATTGGGCCTGCCCGAAGCGATCGTCGGACGCCAGCCCTTTCCGGGGCCCGGCCTTGGCATCCGCATCGTGGGTGAGGTCACCGCTGACCGTCTCGAGATCCTGCGTGCGGCCGACGCCATCGCCCGCGCCGAGCTGACCAAGGCGGGCCTCGACGACGAGATCTGGCAGTGCCCCGTCGTGCTTCTCGCCGACGTGCGCTCGGTCGGCGTGCAGGGAGATGGTCGCACCTACGGTCACCCGATCGTGCTGCGCCCCGTCTCGTCCGAGGACGCCATGACGGCGGACTGGACGCGCTTGCCCTACGACGTGCTGTCCAAGATCTCCAACCGCATCACCAACGAGGTGAAGGACGTCAACCGCGTCGTGCTCGACGTGACGTCGAAGCCGCCGGGGACCATCGAGTGGGAGTGA
- a CDS encoding DUF3817 domain-containing protein, giving the protein MPRPPKLASFPAIRGALTFYQICSIITGIGLLLLVAEMILKYTPIHVELFLGGSGGFLWFADAIAGPGCQWFSLFIPGGDGCEMISTGDGVNVSLAILVVHGWFYVVYLISCFRVWSLMRWPFRRFVFLALGGVVPFLSFILEVRTARGVRAYLAEREAAQASAPVPAPEGNR; this is encoded by the coding sequence ATGCCGCGTCCCCCGAAACTCGCCTCGTTCCCGGCGATCCGCGGAGCCCTGACCTTCTACCAGATCTGCTCGATCATCACGGGTATCGGCCTCCTGCTGCTGGTCGCCGAGATGATCCTGAAGTACACCCCCATTCACGTGGAGCTGTTCCTGGGTGGATCGGGCGGGTTCCTCTGGTTCGCGGATGCCATCGCCGGCCCCGGATGCCAGTGGTTCTCGCTCTTCATCCCCGGCGGTGACGGCTGCGAGATGATCTCCACTGGCGACGGCGTCAACGTCTCGCTCGCGATCCTTGTGGTCCATGGCTGGTTCTATGTCGTGTACCTCATCTCGTGCTTCCGCGTGTGGAGCCTGATGCGCTGGCCTTTCCGCCGCTTCGTCTTCCTCGCCCTGGGCGGCGTGGTGCCGTTCCTCTCCTTCATCCTCGAGGTGCGCACCGCCCGCGGCGTGCGCGCCTACCTCGCCGAGCGGGAGGCCGCCCAGGCCTCCGCTCCCGTCCCCGCCCCGGAGGGCAACCGGTGA
- a CDS encoding SURF1 family protein — MTTPPAVQPTIPEVFPPTLREVMLRPRWIALLAFSLVVAGVLAWLGQWQLGRAVDTAPPEPGMTEVVRPLSEVAQPGAYLAEPLVGQRVETTGRWIPEDFIIVSSRFNDDVEGYWVTGQLRVDDGGKPASLAVALGWAPTIEEADAAADELRATAEADPTAEVDVTGRLISDEGPARPSAGVDPQTLPRMSPAMLLGRWHDIDGVAVYRQYVASQTAIGPLDAISSPAPDERSRVNWLNIFYAAEWAIFAGFALYLWYRLARDAWEKEVEDLEDAQTEALEAGAAVPRD, encoded by the coding sequence GTGACCACGCCCCCCGCTGTCCAACCGACCATCCCCGAGGTCTTCCCGCCGACGCTGCGCGAGGTGATGCTGCGTCCGCGATGGATCGCGCTGCTGGCGTTCTCTCTCGTGGTCGCGGGGGTGCTCGCGTGGTTGGGGCAGTGGCAGCTGGGTCGCGCCGTCGACACCGCGCCGCCCGAGCCCGGGATGACCGAGGTAGTGCGTCCGTTGAGCGAGGTGGCCCAGCCGGGCGCGTATCTCGCGGAGCCCCTCGTGGGACAGCGCGTCGAGACCACCGGCCGCTGGATCCCCGAGGACTTCATCATCGTGTCGTCGCGCTTCAACGATGACGTGGAGGGGTACTGGGTCACGGGGCAGCTCCGCGTCGACGACGGCGGGAAGCCGGCATCCCTCGCGGTGGCTCTCGGCTGGGCTCCCACGATCGAGGAGGCCGACGCCGCCGCCGATGAGCTTCGCGCGACCGCCGAGGCCGACCCGACCGCCGAAGTCGACGTCACGGGACGCCTGATCTCCGACGAGGGGCCCGCTCGCCCGTCGGCGGGGGTCGACCCGCAGACGCTTCCTCGTATGTCGCCCGCGATGCTGCTGGGGCGCTGGCACGACATCGACGGCGTCGCGGTGTATCGCCAGTACGTGGCCTCGCAGACGGCGATCGGACCCCTCGACGCGATCTCGTCACCCGCGCCCGACGAACGCTCCCGGGTCAACTGGCTCAACATCTTCTACGCGGCCGAATGGGCGATCTTCGCGGGCTTCGCGCTGTACCTCTGGTACCGCTTGGCGCGCGACGCGTGGGAGAAGGAGGTCGAAGACCTCGAAGACGCCCAGACCGAGGCGCTCGAGGCGGGGGCAGCGGTTCCCCGCGACTAG
- a CDS encoding GuaB3 family IMP dehydrogenase-related protein: MEIDLGRAKRARRAYTFDDIAVVPSRRTRNPEDVSTAWTIDAFPFEIPVLGAPMDSVVSPRTAIELGRLGGLGVLDLEGLWTRYDDPEPLLAEIATLPDADATRRMQQLYSEPIKPELVRDRLAEIRAAGVTVAGALTPQRTQDLYETVVAAGVDLFVIRGTTVSAEHVSSVAEPLNLKKFIYDLDVPVIVGGAATYTAALHLMRTGAAGVLVGFGGGAASTSRVTLGLHAPMATAVADVAGARRDYLDESGGRYVHVIADGGVGTSGDIVKALAMGADAVMLGVALARATDAPGRGFHWGPEAHHAKLPRGRRVAVDRVGPLEQVLYGPAPVADGTANLIGAVKKSMATTGYSDLKEFQRVEVVVAPYGH; this comes from the coding sequence ATGGAGATCGATCTCGGCCGCGCCAAGCGCGCCCGCCGCGCGTACACGTTCGACGACATCGCGGTCGTGCCGTCGCGGCGCACGCGCAACCCCGAAGACGTCTCGACCGCGTGGACGATCGATGCGTTCCCGTTCGAGATCCCGGTGCTGGGCGCCCCGATGGACTCCGTCGTCAGCCCGCGCACCGCAATCGAGCTCGGCCGACTCGGCGGGCTCGGCGTGCTCGACCTCGAGGGCCTGTGGACCCGGTACGACGACCCCGAGCCGCTCCTGGCCGAGATCGCGACCCTGCCCGACGCCGATGCGACGCGGCGGATGCAGCAGTTGTACTCGGAGCCGATCAAGCCCGAGCTCGTGCGCGATCGCCTCGCCGAGATCCGTGCCGCCGGAGTGACCGTCGCCGGTGCCCTGACGCCGCAGCGGACCCAGGACCTGTACGAGACCGTCGTCGCGGCGGGCGTCGACCTGTTCGTCATCCGCGGGACGACGGTGTCGGCCGAGCACGTCTCGAGCGTCGCCGAGCCGCTCAACCTCAAAAAGTTCATCTACGACCTCGACGTTCCCGTGATCGTCGGCGGCGCGGCCACGTATACGGCCGCCCTCCACCTCATGCGGACGGGCGCCGCGGGTGTCCTCGTCGGATTCGGAGGGGGAGCGGCTTCCACCAGCCGAGTCACCCTGGGTCTGCACGCGCCCATGGCCACGGCGGTCGCCGATGTGGCCGGCGCACGCCGCGACTACCTCGACGAGTCGGGCGGGCGCTACGTCCACGTCATCGCCGACGGCGGCGTCGGCACGTCGGGCGACATCGTGAAAGCGCTGGCGATGGGAGCGGATGCCGTCATGCTCGGCGTCGCCCTCGCCCGCGCCACCGACGCTCCCGGCCGCGGCTTCCACTGGGGACCTGAGGCTCACCACGCGAAGCTTCCCCGTGGTCGCCGGGTCGCCGTCGACCGCGTCGGTCCGCTCGAGCAGGTGCTCTACGGTCCCGCGCCCGTCGCCGACGGCACGGCCAACCTGATCGGCGCCGTGAAGAAGTCGATGGCCACCACCGGGTACTCCGACCTCAAGGAGTTCCAGCGCGTCGAGGTCGTCGTGGCCCCGTACGGGCACTGA
- a CDS encoding TMEM175 family protein — translation MFGRRSHPRATVSVRRVEAFTDGVFSIAATLLVLGLTDQHFDDVSTDAGLASALAGLGQPVLTFVLSFLLLGLMWRTHVEQFEHITRIDSLGIWINTLRLLAVVFVPFSSALNTDHGDLILGRMLLPLNFFAVVLLGWVQWVWAARSGAIPDLEPDAARRFGRGGLSATIVGAVVVALSPWLGPWAFLLYLADRRLTRLLGGADLPPAERVDPGGGAEGRG, via the coding sequence ATGTTCGGTCGACGCTCCCACCCCCGCGCCACGGTCTCCGTGCGTCGAGTGGAGGCGTTCACCGACGGCGTCTTCTCCATCGCTGCGACCCTGCTCGTCCTGGGGCTCACCGATCAGCACTTCGACGACGTCAGCACCGATGCCGGGCTCGCATCGGCCTTGGCGGGCCTCGGCCAGCCGGTGCTCACCTTCGTCCTGTCGTTCCTGCTTCTCGGACTCATGTGGCGCACCCACGTGGAGCAGTTCGAGCACATCACCCGTATCGACAGTCTCGGCATCTGGATCAACACGCTCCGCCTCCTGGCGGTGGTCTTCGTGCCCTTCTCGTCGGCTCTGAACACCGACCACGGCGACCTCATCCTGGGGCGCATGCTCCTGCCCCTGAACTTCTTCGCCGTGGTCCTGCTCGGATGGGTGCAATGGGTCTGGGCGGCGAGGTCGGGAGCGATACCCGACCTCGAGCCCGACGCCGCGCGGCGGTTCGGGCGTGGCGGCCTGAGCGCGACGATCGTCGGCGCCGTCGTGGTGGCGCTGAGCCCGTGGCTCGGGCCGTGGGCCTTCCTGCTGTACCTCGCCGACCGGCGCCTGACCCGTCTCCTCGGCGGAGCGGACCTGCCGCCCGCCGAGCGGGTGGATCCGGGCGGCGGTGCCGAGGGTCGCGGGTAG